The Pyrus communis chromosome 8, drPyrComm1.1, whole genome shotgun sequence region tattattttaatggcGAAGCATGTGGAACCATTCTACCTTAAGGCTACCATCCTTGAACCAATATAAATATGCAGTTTCAGTTCTTTGGCTTGAACACTACTAAGCTTCCTTTTGTTACAACTCTTCAGTAGTAAGAAAGTGCTTTCCAGCTTTTCTTAATCACGCAGTTCTTCGGAgggaaaattttcttttttggggttattctttttagagtaaaatatGGGATCGGGCTCTTCCCCGTGTGCTTCTTGCAAGTTGTTGAGGCGCCGGTGCGCCAAAGACTGCATCTTTGCCCCTTACTTCCCTTCTGATGACCCTCATAAGTTTGCCATTGTTCACAAGGTCTTTGGTGCTAGCAATGTTAGCAAAATGTTGCAGGTTTCTCACTCTCTCTAAACTTGAATTTCCACACACCCTTTTTCTCTCCTGCAGTCCCCTGTTTATTTATGGTTtctgaattgaataaattaaatgagACTTAGTagatataaataaaaatgaaagctCACAAATGAAAAAGGGTGTGAGAAAACGCTATTTGCACTCGCTTCATGCACTTTTATGGAAGGGTGCTGCAAACAAGACCAGCACAATTAATTGATGGCATGTTATTTGCTCTCATCCATAGAAGTGCAAGCATCCCCTTGATCAATGCCTAAGTTATATACTTCTTATTTGTTGTATATTTCTGATTTCGTTAAACTAGTGACAAGAGACGagttcaaacaaagaacaattaCAAAATTAGGTTTTTTATGTGTCTATTAAGTTATGATTTCCTGTTCATTCAGGAGCTTCCCATTCATCAAAGAGGAGATGCTGTGAGCAGTTTGGTTTATGAAGCAAATGCAAGAGTGAGAGACCCGGTTTACGGGTGCGTTGGGGCAATTTCTTTCCTGCAGAATCAAGTTTCTCAGCTGCAAATGCAGCTTGCAGTGGCTCAGGCAGAGATACTTTGCATCCAGATGCAACAGGAACCTGTAGCCTTACCATCCCAGATTGATCAACACCaacaccatcatcatcatcaagatCATGACCAGAAGTCCCTTCTTTTATCCAACAGTGACATCAATAGCATTCCACATCAATACTTCAGCAGCTTTGCTTCTCCTAGCAATGTAATCCAAGACCCTCTTAAAAAAGAGTCTCTTTGGACTTGATCATTTGCTTATCATCATTAATCAAAGCACTGCCAATCCATCTTTCCAATACAATTTCCTTTATCTTTGCTTGATCATTCAATTCGTACTGCTCTATTTGTGTGTGATCCGCATGTGCACGCAGGCATCGGTTTCATTTTGTGCACGTacgtatgagagagagagagagagagagagagagagagagagagagagagagagagagagagagagagagagagaattttgtATATGGAATTTTGGGTCAACCCATGCATGTGGGAGATGGAGTAAAGTAGGGTTTACAAGGCTTCTTTTTCTTATTGTAGACGTCATTGTAGAATGTAAAGCTATTAGCGCTCTTTGACTAAAATTTCCTTCTTCTAGTTTTTTCACCATAATATTTGTTGACACGCTAAATGACTCACTGGGGTTCAACCTATCCCTCCCACCCCAATGTACAGTAATATAGCTGCTTATAACAAGTGCATATAATGTTTCTCCATATAATAACAGTTTGTGTGACAAGCACTCCCAATATTTTctccaaacaacaaaaaaaaaaaacctacataTGAACCAGTGTATTAAAAGGCGGGGGCGTGGCCGAGGTGTCCAATGGATAGTCCAGCCTAGGCGCGAGGCGAAGCCTCACGGaacctaaaattttaatattatatatatatatatataagtatatttataacaatataatactttgtaaaaacaaatataactATAACTAAATCAAAGATAATATCATCTTCTTTATTACTAAGTCTAGTTGTACTTGGAAACAATGTCATATAGTCTCAAaatgttataattatttattttattgtaagcGATTATAGAGAACTTCAAGGAAAATAAGGATGAATGGTCACAATTATAGAAAAATTTCAAGCAACATAAAGGCTTAATGTTGCAATTATAAGtaatttaaaaggaaataaaGGTTGAATGGAGTAGTTATAGGGTATTTAAAATGATATAAAGCAATAATTATgggaatttaaaggaaaataaaggGTTGGGTGAAGTATTTATAgggtatttaaaatgaaataaatggcGAAAATGGTTGAGTGGAGTATTTATAgggtatttaaaatgaaataaaggctAAGTGGAGCAATTATTATGGAAATTTATGGGATTTGGAGAGAGAAAGTATCTCCTTCTTCTTCGTTGAAACTAGAACAGCAAAAAACATTTCAGAAAACcttgattttgaagaaaaaaaaggccaGATGAATGCCTTGGATGCCCAGAGGTGCGCCGTCGCCGCCTAGACACGCTCCAACGAAGCCTTCCGtccactccctcaaaacagagGCGGGAACACTGACGCCCAGCCTCAGAGGCCGCCTAGGCGCGCCCTAaggcgagccttttaaaacacTGATATGAACCAAGAAAGCCAAAGATGAAACCAGTGGTTAGAGAGATAACCATATGTCTCTTTAGGAGATTAAATTTCTTGGAACTATGGGGTTTTTGGAGATGGTTTATGCACATTAATTAGAGAAACAAGACCATAATATTGAATGGATCCCACATTGATGCATGTTTATAATGAAACTCATAATCTTTGGCCTCCATTTCCGACTTTATTGATGACATATAAGTAAGTTGTCCTATttcccatattgtcaattgattttatggtagaacctttGTTGGATATTCAGAGAGACGAACATTGGGCCACTTCTAACCACACTGATACTATCCTAACTTAACCACCTATTCTTAAGTGTTGTGTTTTATCATAAAAGGCCTTGATGTTATTAATTATGAGTGGAACCGTACActtatttattgtattttatttttcttaatttctcgATGTGGGACATTTATTCAacaacctcaacttcttcatggtatcTGTTGACACTAAAGACTACCAAACCTATGTGGCACGCATGTCGAATagctaatgagctaactacgtcattcggttgaatagGGCTTGCCAACTTGGCGACCGAGCTTGGCTGGTGAGTAAATGAATGTGGTGGCAGTGATGTCGAATGTGCTGCTGACTTCTTATCTAAGCGATTGCGGCTGAGGAAGAAACTCCTTTCGGCCTCTGGGTTCTAAAACATGAAGATAGGGCTACTAGTTATTGctaagttcacgaatcgtctgCACCAAGCTTGGCTGCTTCGATTATATTTGTGCAAATATAAATGTGCTGAATCGGTACCAAACTGtatggacacaaatactcaaaagagataagTGTCTTTATCGTAAATGTGGTTTGGCCGAAAGAATACCAGTCTCTAAAATGCACTTGTGAatctaatcataaaataaatttgGCTTTTAATAGCTGAACAACGTAACCTAATAACACTTCGCTTTGCTAAGAAAGCTAACGACGTGACCTCTTCAAACTAGGACTCAGAGATTCCTTGCTAATAGAAACTTGGATAGGTAGTCAAACGAACTTATGGTAGAGTTGTTTCTACAAACTCAAAGATGCTCCTCACTCGCCCAACTCTACAGCTCCAGAGTTGTTTATACAAACTGAGAGATGTTATCGATTGTCAATCAGATAGCTGTTTATACAAACTGAGAGATATGCTTGACAAAGTTAAGAATGTCAGTTGTCTTCTCAAAGGTGAAAGGGTTTCACGTATAAGGAGAAATTATGCAGGGcatatttgtttgttaatttgaaGAGGCCTTGAATGTTACATACCGTCTTTTATTTATAGAAGTGATTTTCTACAGATCATTCCAAAGTAAAGTCTCATCTGGATTGTACTTTATCAACACCAATCCGTTATGATCTTTGTATGAACCTTGGCTAATCTTACCAGACTTAGGACTCTGAACCCAGTccttttaatatatttaattcATTCCTGACCCTTATCAACTTCGAACCTAGATTCTTGGAATATTACAAATCCTAATAAAGCAGAACCCAATCTCAAAGACTCCTACTTGATTCAGGACTCGGCTGAATCCAATCTTGACTCTTAAAGAATCCAACATTGTCTAGAATTCGATTAACTCACCTTGGGCTGGACTTATATGTAAAAAACTATCATGGATACTCAAGACTTTTCACTTTAGGCCGAGCACAAAGTCACACTCGGCCTAAGCCCACTATTTCGAGTCTAACCAATATCATAACAGGTTGTTCCTGGTGTGAAGCCAAATGGCCACATGTGCTCTATGTGTCTCATTTTGTTCTATCCACGTGTTAAGCTTGATAATTCGCCATAAATGAGGgaatgttgagaatgaatctgaCATTGATGGAAGAAGAGACTTTGCATGAACATATTAGTATGTTAAGCTACTTCTCATATcattaattgattttatagtgaaACCCTAACTTCTTCACATGTGGTTACAATCAAAGAGGCCTTTTTGTTCTAGAGCATTAATCAGATTTCGAGGAAATTTTATTGTGGTAAAATAAAAAAGCGAACGGTGCACGGTGCATCCTCTTTTATGTAGATGCCTTTTGTTTTGGTCTCCCGTACTCCTCGCCTCATTAGTactcaaaatcatgttttataCAACTATGtttcattttatgtttttatttttttgttggtatCAAGCTTTCCTCTTTATCGTCTTTGGCCATTTTCTATCTTAATGTTTGAAAAGGTTTGCAGCTCAATCGATTAAGAACATCACTTTTCTCACATGAGATTCTAAGTTTAATTTCCGCTTCGCTTAATAATtcacttgtattaaaaaaaaaaaaatttgcttgCATTGTGGGTAATGTTAGATTTGATCTAATGTTTTAACATCTCTTCTATTAAAGATGTATCTAACGTTGATCACTTcttatatattcttttttttttttttttttgaggtggAGTTGagtagactgtagtactaagtgacaattaaattttttattttaaacttaaaaaaaattgcacaaaaGATTCCCCGTGGAACTTTAAACCATACatatcaaaattaatttcaagtataattttagtgaaaatatttaatttcacTTGTATCAaagagtttttctttttatagcaTAATCAATTGTATATCATTTTAACAAGATttgtaaacataaaaaacagTGAAGaaacaatttaaatttcatCAGATTTTGTTTCTTAAGTTAGGATGTAAcggtcacttagtactacggtcatTGGTATTCAtcctcacttgtaagtgagagatattaggttcaattctcatcaaaggcgaatttgaaccacattattgctagcctattgtgaggcttagcccatcCCCCAccacttagtgtagataatatttttttgtaaaaaaaaagtcAGTATTTAACTGACTTTCAAATTCTAATTATGTTACCACGAGGGATATAA contains the following coding sequences:
- the LOC137741334 gene encoding LOB domain-containing protein 12-like; this encodes MGSGSSPCASCKLLRRRCAKDCIFAPYFPSDDPHKFAIVHKVFGASNVSKMLQELPIHQRGDAVSSLVYEANARVRDPVYGCVGAISFLQNQVSQLQMQLAVAQAEILCIQMQQEPVALPSQIDQHQHHHHHQDHDQKSLLLSNSDINSIPHQYFSSFASPSNVIQDPLKKESLWT